One genomic segment of Deltaproteobacteria bacterium includes these proteins:
- the flgC gene encoding flagellar basal body rod protein FlgC gives MDILTGMRVSASGMAAQRTRMNTISSNIANINTTRSPEGGPYRRKDVVLESMPEAKSFGEILTSAPQRDVQRVQVTDVTVDRRAPLMKYEPDHVDADENGYVAYPNINLMEEMANMIQATRSYEANVSAMNATKDMAMTSLEIGR, from the coding sequence ATGGATATTCTAACTGGAATGCGAGTCAGTGCGAGTGGGATGGCGGCCCAGCGCACCCGTATGAATACGATTTCGTCGAATATCGCAAACATCAACACGACGAGATCTCCAGAGGGTGGACCTTACCGACGCAAAGATGTGGTTTTGGAATCGATGCCAGAGGCTAAGAGCTTTGGCGAGATTCTGACAAGCGCTCCGCAGCGAGATGTGCAGCGAGTGCAGGTTACGGACGTAACAGTCGACCGAAGAGCACCGCTTATGAAATACGAGCCCGACCATGTAGATGCCGACGAAAACGGCTATGTCGCTTATCCGAATATCAATCTCATGGAAGAAATGGCAAATATGATTCAGGCAACTCGATCTTACGAAGCCAACGTGTCGGCAATGAATGCGACCAAAGATATGGCAATGACTTCTCTAGAAATCGGACGTTAA
- the fliE gene encoding flagellar hook-basal body complex protein FliE, translating to MDGLSIRQGQNLINTGRTASELRASDFAPQGSQNGITSPAGVGNSSNGIVGTGGVSGPGSFQNVLRNAINETNALQKSADVKVQELATGKTTNIPEVMMQVEKADIALRLMTQVRNKIIDAYQEIMKMQV from the coding sequence ATGGATGGTTTGTCGATCCGTCAGGGCCAAAATCTAATCAACACTGGCAGAACTGCTAGTGAACTTCGTGCGAGTGACTTCGCACCTCAAGGCAGTCAGAACGGAATCACGTCTCCTGCGGGTGTAGGAAATAGTTCGAACGGTATTGTCGGAACTGGCGGCGTTTCTGGTCCCGGTTCTTTTCAGAATGTCCTGCGCAATGCAATCAACGAAACGAATGCGCTCCAAAAAAGTGCAGACGTAAAAGTTCAAGAGCTTGCGACTGGTAAAACGACCAATATTCCTGAAGTCATGATGCAAGTTGAAAAGGCGGACATTGCGCTTCGTTTGATGACACAAGTTAGAAACAAAATCATCGATGCCTATCAAGAAATCATGAAGATGCAGGTTTAA
- the fliF gene encoding flagellar M-ring protein FliF, translating to MQGLFRNIIVQFRDFYSNLTPVKRMSMIAISVIVVITAGVMVALMAGTDYVPLLTNIPVDQTATVVEKLQSKNIPFRVQDGGKTVVIPKELLHSTQMALMSEIGSGKVGSIGFELFDKQDFGTSSYAQRINYQRALQGELTRAINTLDAVKRSKIMLALPAKKTFLEEGGTATASVVVELHGGKTLSEDQVRGIRHLVGSAVEGLDPDKVTVVDSRGKMLSRPQDATGGANGALAEVKAKMETDIQDRVESILAKVVGQGKVMVRVNAELNHRQTQTMEESVDPEKTALLATQSEEERLDGSRTNPTGVPGARANIPGANEAGQVGFSQNVSKELKTQNYVVPKTVRNVSEAAGGLQRITVSVVVDGVTSVKNNVKGEAEEAWAPRTPEELAKFESIVKNAIGFSDQRGDSVKIETMRFEKEDFSESEKWMTTLERKKLVNAILKWLLLGGVLAAFFLMVIRPFMRWITDSFQDSVDDLLPRTIEELEELQSVDNSLPGMSSALPVLEESLDPDKAESELLKDRIMTLMEKDEEKASGAFSLWLVRKDT from the coding sequence GTGCAGGGTCTTTTTCGAAACATTATAGTTCAATTTCGCGACTTTTACTCGAATCTGACTCCGGTAAAACGGATGTCAATGATTGCGATTTCTGTCATCGTTGTCATCACGGCCGGTGTCATGGTGGCATTGATGGCTGGTACGGACTACGTGCCGCTTTTGACAAATATTCCAGTTGATCAGACCGCAACGGTTGTCGAAAAGTTGCAATCTAAAAACATTCCCTTTCGAGTCCAAGACGGAGGAAAAACGGTCGTCATCCCGAAGGAGCTTTTACATTCGACGCAGATGGCACTGATGTCTGAAATTGGCTCTGGTAAAGTCGGGTCGATCGGCTTTGAGCTTTTTGACAAGCAAGACTTCGGAACCTCGTCTTACGCGCAAAGAATTAACTACCAACGTGCGCTTCAAGGGGAACTTACTCGCGCCATTAATACGCTGGATGCGGTCAAACGTTCAAAGATCATGTTGGCTCTTCCGGCAAAGAAAACCTTTCTTGAAGAGGGCGGTACAGCAACGGCCTCCGTTGTCGTCGAACTTCATGGTGGAAAAACTCTCTCCGAAGATCAGGTGCGGGGAATTCGACACTTGGTAGGCAGTGCGGTTGAAGGATTAGATCCCGATAAGGTCACTGTCGTCGATTCACGAGGAAAAATGCTTTCACGCCCGCAAGATGCAACTGGCGGCGCCAACGGAGCACTTGCGGAAGTAAAAGCGAAAATGGAAACCGATATTCAAGATCGTGTTGAGTCAATTCTTGCGAAGGTCGTTGGCCAAGGAAAAGTGATGGTTCGCGTGAACGCGGAACTCAATCACCGACAAACCCAGACGATGGAAGAGTCCGTAGACCCAGAAAAAACTGCGCTGCTTGCAACACAGAGTGAAGAAGAGCGATTGGATGGCTCTCGTACAAACCCTACGGGGGTGCCTGGAGCTAGGGCCAATATTCCCGGCGCGAACGAAGCAGGACAAGTCGGTTTCAGTCAGAATGTTTCTAAAGAACTTAAAACGCAAAACTACGTAGTTCCTAAAACAGTTCGCAATGTCAGTGAGGCCGCCGGCGGACTACAGCGGATTACTGTGTCAGTAGTCGTCGACGGAGTGACCTCCGTGAAAAACAATGTTAAGGGCGAAGCCGAAGAAGCGTGGGCGCCTCGAACACCGGAAGAATTAGCGAAGTTTGAATCAATCGTAAAAAATGCTATTGGATTCAGTGATCAACGCGGCGATTCCGTAAAAATCGAAACGATGCGCTTCGAAAAAGAAGATTTTAGCGAAAGCGAAAAGTGGATGACGACGCTTGAAAGAAAGAAGCTCGTCAACGCGATTCTCAAGTGGTTGCTGCTTGGCGGAGTCCTTGCTGCTTTCTTCCTAATGGTTATTCGACCGTTCATGCGATGGATCACGGACAGCTTCCAGGATTCTGTCGATGATCTTTTGCCCCGCACGATCGAAGAGCTTGAAGAGCTTCAGTCCGTCGATAACTCCCTTCCAGGTATGTCGAGTGCACTTCCGGTTCTAGAGGAGTCGCTCGATCCGGATAAGGCAGAGTCGGAACTTCTAAAAGATCGCATTATGACTTTGATGGAGAAAGACGAAGAAAAAGCGTCTGGCGCCTTCAGCCTGTGGCTGGTTCGAAAGGATACATAG
- the fliG gene encoding flagellar motor switch protein FliG, with product MSNSNAVRLQKQENFDYESLRGFEKAAILVNYLGPEAAKVLLKRMDDGDIRKLLTVMSKYRIVPIAITKKVLEEYYELVSESEDYIFSDKTTAKETVIDALGEERARGVLGHLSTSSTARPQLESLEAVDAKSLANFLVNEHPQTVSVILAHLEPEKKGEVLKRLPEAFQAEVVLRMANLEHVAPELIAEVDRVLKEELSSVGTTEAAALGGVQPVAEMLNVMDKNTEKAIMARIEEKDPILAEEIRKLMFVFEDIIKIDDKGIQALLKEVPNDKLLLALKTANEEIRNKIFKNISQRAAQMLKDDLSNLGPSRLSDVEGAQVEIVNVARRLEAEGKIMIARGGSEDAMV from the coding sequence ATGTCTAACAGCAATGCAGTCAGACTTCAGAAACAAGAGAACTTTGACTATGAAAGTCTTCGCGGCTTTGAAAAGGCGGCGATTCTGGTGAATTACCTCGGCCCCGAAGCCGCAAAGGTTTTGCTGAAGCGCATGGACGACGGAGATATTCGCAAGCTTCTTACCGTGATGAGCAAGTATCGAATCGTGCCGATCGCGATAACAAAAAAAGTTTTGGAAGAGTATTACGAGCTCGTTAGCGAATCTGAGGATTACATTTTCTCCGACAAGACGACGGCGAAAGAAACGGTCATCGATGCTTTAGGTGAGGAGCGTGCGCGCGGCGTTCTTGGGCATTTAAGCACCTCGAGCACGGCGCGGCCTCAACTTGAATCCCTGGAAGCAGTCGATGCGAAATCACTTGCAAACTTTTTGGTGAATGAACATCCCCAAACGGTTTCGGTCATTCTCGCCCATCTTGAGCCCGAGAAAAAGGGAGAAGTCTTAAAGCGGCTTCCGGAAGCGTTTCAAGCAGAGGTCGTTCTACGTATGGCGAACCTCGAACATGTTGCGCCAGAACTTATTGCGGAAGTCGACCGTGTTCTGAAGGAAGAGCTGTCCAGTGTCGGAACGACAGAGGCTGCAGCACTTGGTGGTGTGCAGCCAGTTGCTGAAATGCTTAATGTTATGGATAAAAATACTGAGAAAGCGATCATGGCACGGATCGAAGAAAAAGATCCAATTCTTGCAGAAGAAATTCGTAAGCTTATGTTCGTTTTCGAAGACATTATCAAAATCGACGACAAGGGAATTCAAGCACTTCTCAAAGAAGTACCAAACGACAAGCTTTTGTTGGCCCTCAAAACTGCAAACGAAGAAATTCGAAACAAAATCTTCAAGAATATCTCGCAGCGTGCCGCGCAGATGCTCAAGGACGATCTTTCAAATTTGGGTCCCTCGCGTCTTTCCGATGTCGAAGGAGCACAGGTCGAAATCGTCAACGTCGCGCGCCGCTTAGAGGCCGAGGGCAAGATCATGATAGCGCGAGGCGGAAGCGAAGATGCGATGGTTTAA
- a CDS encoding FliI/YscN family ATPase, which translates to MTNGPFSFELDLTRYKAAIDRQRFTEDAGKVTQVVGPTMLGFLPGSSVGSTCRVYPSASTESFLAEVVGFRDRQVIMMPLGEMKGVGLGSRVVLEQSIATVKAGYGLLGRVVDGLGQPIDGHGPIEAVDECSLYASSVNPLDREPIREISDLGVRAINAMTTVGRGQRMGIMAGSGVGKSVLMGMMARSSNADVNVIAMIGERGREVKEFIEDVLGPEGLKRSVVVCSTSDKSPLLRMRGAYVATTIAEYFASQGKHVLLMMDSVTRFAMSAREIGLAAGEPPASKGYTPSVFAALPKLLERAGSFQNGGSITGLYTVLVEGDDMNDVIGDAVRSIVDGHLVLDRKIAARGHFPAIDVLPSTSRVMRQIVPKEFMDLSRRMRELIAVYRDAEDLINIGAYKPGSNSKIDESIRLYPEIESFLRQEVEESTSIEDCARRMVQILGRGR; encoded by the coding sequence ATGACAAACGGTCCATTCAGTTTCGAATTGGATTTAACGCGATACAAAGCCGCAATTGATCGGCAACGATTTACAGAAGATGCAGGCAAGGTCACTCAAGTCGTCGGTCCGACGATGCTAGGATTTCTTCCTGGCTCGTCAGTTGGCTCTACCTGCCGAGTTTACCCCAGTGCCAGCACTGAAAGTTTTTTGGCCGAAGTTGTTGGATTCCGCGATCGCCAAGTGATCATGATGCCACTAGGAGAAATGAAGGGTGTGGGGCTTGGCTCACGCGTAGTCCTTGAGCAGTCAATTGCAACGGTCAAAGCTGGCTACGGCCTTCTTGGGCGAGTTGTCGATGGTTTGGGCCAGCCGATCGATGGCCATGGCCCAATTGAGGCAGTGGACGAGTGTTCCCTCTACGCGTCTTCGGTGAATCCTTTGGACCGAGAACCGATTCGAGAAATATCTGATCTTGGAGTTAGGGCGATTAATGCCATGACGACGGTGGGTCGCGGGCAACGAATGGGAATCATGGCGGGGTCGGGCGTCGGCAAGTCCGTGTTAATGGGTATGATGGCCCGCTCCTCAAATGCAGACGTCAACGTCATTGCGATGATTGGTGAGCGTGGACGAGAGGTCAAAGAGTTCATTGAAGATGTGCTCGGGCCGGAGGGTCTTAAGCGATCGGTTGTTGTTTGTTCGACCAGCGACAAGAGTCCGTTGTTGAGGATGCGCGGTGCCTACGTGGCGACAACGATTGCGGAGTACTTTGCTTCGCAGGGTAAACACGTCCTCTTGATGATGGATTCGGTGACGAGGTTTGCAATGTCCGCTAGGGAGATCGGTTTAGCTGCCGGCGAACCGCCGGCCTCAAAAGGATATACACCAAGCGTGTTTGCCGCGTTGCCTAAGCTGTTAGAGCGCGCTGGCTCGTTTCAAAACGGCGGAAGTATTACCGGCCTCTACACTGTGCTCGTTGAAGGCGATGATATGAATGACGTCATTGGCGATGCAGTTCGATCGATTGTAGATGGACATTTGGTTTTGGATCGTAAAATTGCAGCGCGTGGACATTTTCCTGCTATTGATGTTTTACCCAGTACAAGTCGAGTGATGCGCCAGATTGTTCCGAAAGAGTTCATGGATCTATCTCGTAGAATGCGCGAACTGATCGCAGTTTATAGAGACGCAGAAGATCTGATCAACATTGGGGCATATAAGCCTGGGTCGAATTCGAAAATCGACGAATCTATTCGGCTCTACCCTGAAATCGAAAGTTTCCTACGCCAAGAAGTTGAAGAATCGACCTCCATTGAAGACTGCGCTCGGCGCATGGTGCAAATTCTTGGTAGGGGGCGCTGA
- the fliJ gene encoding flagellar export protein FliJ, giving the protein MKFKFRLQKVLEHRSRLEDEAKRNYFEAQAKTREALDKLESLYSAIDDVRTRANKLQSAGGGAQTIFSLQDTDLFIRGQKLRIEAQRKVVREFKQAEEQEQEILIARAMDRKALEKLKEKRLQEFRAEIERKEAAEADDMNVIRYKRAEGP; this is encoded by the coding sequence ATGAAGTTCAAGTTTCGTTTACAAAAAGTGCTTGAGCATCGTTCGCGCCTCGAAGACGAGGCAAAGCGAAACTACTTCGAAGCTCAGGCGAAAACCAGGGAAGCACTCGACAAGCTAGAATCTCTTTATTCTGCAATCGATGATGTCCGTACTCGCGCAAACAAGCTGCAGTCGGCAGGCGGCGGAGCTCAGACGATTTTTTCCCTACAAGACACAGATCTCTTCATTCGTGGACAGAAACTTCGAATTGAAGCACAGAGAAAAGTCGTGCGTGAATTTAAACAAGCTGAAGAGCAAGAGCAGGAAATACTTATTGCTCGTGCGATGGACCGAAAGGCCCTCGAAAAGTTAAAAGAGAAGCGGTTGCAAGAATTTCGCGCTGAGATCGAGCGTAAAGAAGCAGCCGAGGCGGATGATATGAATGTCATACGGTATAAACGCGCCGAAGGTCCTTGA
- a CDS encoding flagellar hook-length control protein FliK has translation MKIGGLGTVEGFNRPNLETKKSGVPRASDSLLSLGGPSKSQPSEASSTKTEKDFSSILKEKASNLKSAPQLNDRNEQAETLAGASMTVQSTQVPPEKVQPIEPGNESAVDSTSPVSGTSRPSRSKEPNAPELKSVEPGSDVATIESGEISQKVIDQVLGELVADLSMASQSEEFIRSSSMQDFLSQMKSEFGITPEAVIKAFANLSPASLAASPEESAQELLTGLGLKPEQMPKAERMYRDMLNVTGESALNETMAGVGAGVTMKVLSEQEVALEKLQKSITSLNDSFAIRPPASDPTVIPVDNAMADAGATAVETTVPSQAKRDIGTSLKEALETSDPSSTHGQMKSDLGIASVLASASAGASMMSGKHSGGGQTSQDAGKDTSRPASDNKLESIESALRDAGFAIPTTAEKPATPLAAGTSTALATAMMSNSDDASMKANAQEVVRNAQLLLRNGGGEMKMQLKPEGVGEIHLKVAVKNGQVAVQMLTESDSAKKLLENGIEDLKTSLAQNKLHVDALKIEVGTEMAKQRFEQSQQESGREQARQLAQDFLGSFRQDREAFRHGFADQSGFRSYGQPRRPTPPEMEQVASTSNSKKEKNSRRLDLVA, from the coding sequence GTGAAGATTGGTGGACTCGGAACGGTTGAAGGATTCAACCGACCGAACTTAGAGACAAAGAAATCAGGGGTGCCGCGCGCTTCTGATTCGCTTTTGTCTTTGGGTGGCCCATCTAAATCCCAGCCTTCTGAAGCTTCATCGACAAAAACGGAAAAAGACTTTAGTTCCATTTTAAAAGAAAAAGCGTCAAACCTGAAATCGGCGCCTCAACTGAATGATCGAAACGAACAAGCCGAAACTTTGGCTGGCGCATCAATGACCGTGCAGTCAACGCAGGTACCCCCCGAAAAAGTTCAGCCTATCGAGCCTGGGAATGAATCAGCTGTCGATTCTACTTCTCCTGTTTCGGGCACCTCTCGGCCAAGCCGTTCGAAAGAGCCCAATGCACCAGAGCTGAAATCGGTGGAGCCTGGATCGGATGTCGCCACGATTGAATCTGGCGAGATTTCGCAAAAAGTTATTGATCAGGTTTTGGGGGAACTAGTTGCTGATCTTTCGATGGCCTCGCAGTCAGAAGAATTTATCCGCAGTTCATCGATGCAAGATTTCCTCTCGCAGATGAAATCTGAGTTCGGAATAACACCAGAAGCCGTTATTAAGGCATTTGCAAACCTGTCTCCTGCTTCTTTGGCTGCTTCGCCGGAAGAGTCCGCACAGGAGTTGCTCACGGGGTTAGGGCTAAAGCCAGAACAGATGCCCAAGGCTGAGCGGATGTATCGCGACATGCTTAACGTTACCGGCGAAAGCGCGCTGAACGAAACAATGGCTGGAGTCGGTGCAGGCGTGACAATGAAGGTCTTGAGCGAACAAGAGGTCGCTCTCGAAAAGTTGCAGAAGTCGATCACGTCTCTCAATGACTCTTTCGCTATTCGCCCCCCAGCCTCCGACCCCACGGTCATCCCTGTTGATAACGCTATGGCCGACGCAGGCGCTACCGCAGTTGAAACGACAGTTCCGAGCCAAGCAAAACGTGATATCGGAACTTCCCTGAAAGAAGCACTTGAAACTTCGGACCCCTCGTCGACCCACGGTCAGATGAAATCTGATCTCGGGATCGCAAGCGTCCTGGCCTCTGCTTCGGCAGGCGCCTCGATGATGAGTGGTAAGCATTCTGGAGGCGGCCAAACCTCCCAAGATGCCGGTAAAGATACGTCACGTCCGGCGTCGGACAACAAACTTGAATCGATCGAATCTGCATTGCGGGATGCAGGATTTGCCATTCCGACGACTGCAGAAAAACCAGCTACCCCACTGGCGGCTGGAACTTCGACCGCACTTGCGACAGCGATGATGAGTAATTCGGATGACGCTTCAATGAAGGCCAATGCGCAGGAAGTTGTGCGTAATGCACAACTTCTTTTGCGCAATGGCGGTGGCGAAATGAAAATGCAGCTAAAGCCTGAAGGTGTAGGCGAAATTCATCTGAAGGTCGCTGTGAAGAACGGTCAGGTTGCGGTTCAAATGTTGACCGAATCTGACTCTGCCAAAAAGCTTCTTGAAAATGGTATTGAGGATCTGAAGACTTCGCTGGCGCAAAACAAGCTTCACGTGGATGCATTAAAAATTGAAGTCGGAACGGAAATGGCGAAGCAGCGGTTTGAACAATCGCAGCAAGAATCCGGACGCGAGCAAGCGCGTCAGCTTGCACAAGACTTCCTTGGTTCGTTCCGTCAGGATCGCGAAGCCTTCCGCCACGGATTCGCTGATCAATCGGGCTTTAGGTCTTACGGTCAGCCTCGGCGACCAACGCCTCCCGAGATGGAGCAGGTAGCGTCCACATCGAATTCGAAAAAAGAGAAAAACTCTCGTCGACTAGATTTAGTCGCATAG
- a CDS encoding flagellar biosynthesis protein FlgD, with the protein MSVMGVKRGTQMWSENKNDQAAIRQGATQDAPSANTAAAGDFQKAYGDQAIGDVLNKIADPNWVDPARKVRTTGSNELDKDAFFKLMLTQMKNQDPTNPMQSHEMAAQLAQFSSLEQLNNIGTGVENLAKAQTGQGNFGALAFIGKRVTGDASKISRASGDTEHGFNFSLAQDATKSKITIKDITGKTVRVLELAALKKGANSIKWNGITDEGLPARAGEYKFSVEATGSNGGKVYAQSSFEGRISGVDFTPQGPMVIVNGQSIRLSDVKKIEDPVLAEPFENRTSATPLSVGQSKKEFIPPAPEESVIDNLDSIPMAGDLLAKVQKESK; encoded by the coding sequence ATGTCAGTAATGGGTGTAAAACGCGGAACTCAAATGTGGTCGGAGAACAAAAACGACCAAGCGGCCATACGCCAAGGTGCGACTCAGGATGCGCCTTCAGCGAACACAGCTGCCGCAGGCGACTTCCAAAAAGCCTACGGTGATCAGGCGATCGGCGATGTACTTAACAAGATTGCAGATCCAAACTGGGTCGATCCGGCTCGCAAAGTTCGGACGACTGGAAGTAACGAACTTGATAAAGATGCATTTTTTAAACTGATGCTCACGCAGATGAAAAACCAAGATCCTACAAACCCGATGCAGTCGCACGAGATGGCAGCACAGCTTGCTCAGTTCTCGTCGCTTGAACAATTAAACAATATCGGCACGGGTGTCGAGAATTTAGCCAAGGCGCAGACGGGTCAAGGTAACTTCGGCGCACTCGCCTTCATCGGAAAAAGAGTGACTGGCGACGCTTCAAAAATTTCGCGTGCTTCTGGTGACACTGAGCATGGATTTAACTTTAGCCTCGCGCAAGATGCGACGAAATCGAAAATTACGATAAAAGATATTACCGGAAAAACTGTTCGCGTGCTTGAACTTGCCGCGCTAAAAAAAGGCGCAAACTCTATCAAGTGGAATGGTATAACGGATGAAGGTCTTCCAGCGCGAGCCGGAGAATATAAATTTTCAGTAGAAGCGACTGGTTCAAATGGCGGCAAAGTCTATGCGCAGAGTTCTTTCGAAGGAAGAATTTCTGGAGTCGACTTTACACCGCAGGGACCAATGGTCATCGTGAACGGACAGTCGATCAGACTCTCAGATGTAAAAAAGATCGAAGATCCAGTTTTGGCAGAGCCATTTGAAAACCGGACTTCCGCTACTCCACTGAGTGTCGGACAATCTAAGAAGGAGTTCATTCCACCAGCGCCGGAAGAGAGCGTTATAGATAACCTCGATTCCATCCCGATGGCGGGCGATCTCCTAGCAAAAGTACAAAAAGAATCGAAGTAA
- a CDS encoding flagellar protein, translating to MGEAEEQAGKNVDNLRFSAHAVDRMKSRGISFAPDMMKNIESAVARAASKGSRDTLVLAGDNALIVSVKNNTVVTVMDRAAMRENVFTNIDSTVVV from the coding sequence ATGGGTGAGGCGGAAGAGCAAGCAGGGAAGAACGTCGACAATCTCCGGTTTTCGGCCCACGCAGTGGACAGAATGAAATCACGCGGGATTTCTTTTGCGCCAGATATGATGAAGAACATTGAAAGCGCTGTTGCAAGAGCGGCATCAAAAGGGTCGAGAGACACTTTAGTTCTTGCGGGCGACAACGCTTTGATTGTGAGTGTGAAGAATAACACGGTCGTGACGGTGATGGATCGTGCAGCGATGCGCGAGAATGTATTTACCAACATCGATTCGACAGTGGTCGTATAA
- a CDS encoding flagellar hook protein FlgE, whose amino-acid sequence MGVLSSLYTGVSGLTAQGEALGVIGDNIANANTTGFKASRAEFQDIISKNLKGILGGNQIGRGVKIGAVNPILTQGNVDATDKSTDLAISGDGYFVLRGTDGESYSRDGSFHFDREGYLVSNDGQRVQGFEADEKGRIINKTGDIKFPRAMIPAKGTQEVVLDLNLDSRVETGKVFNAEDPYGTSHYSTGVEVFDSQGNKHLMTLFFNKSADRQWDVRGMVDGKEVVGGQPGKMSEVMTAKLTFTVDGKLDTEQITKQAFNFAGGALQNQTLKVDFGDSITTDKGKGLNGTKQYGKESDLISWRQDGAAAGTITNMSFNDEGVLTALYTNGQAQDLGQVALAKFENPEALFKVGNNRLKESRDSGAGAIGKARHAGRGQLFAKSIERSTVDLATEFVNLIQNQRGFQANAKTITTTDELLNEVIQLKR is encoded by the coding sequence ATGGGAGTTCTTTCATCACTTTATACAGGCGTGTCTGGTTTGACCGCACAGGGCGAGGCCCTTGGCGTCATCGGCGATAACATCGCTAACGCTAATACGACAGGTTTCAAAGCCAGCCGAGCAGAGTTTCAGGACATCATTTCAAAAAATTTGAAAGGGATCTTGGGCGGCAACCAAATCGGACGCGGTGTAAAGATCGGAGCCGTGAACCCAATTCTAACTCAAGGTAACGTCGATGCGACAGACAAGTCGACGGATCTTGCGATTTCCGGAGACGGATACTTTGTTCTTCGTGGGACAGACGGCGAATCTTACAGCCGTGATGGCTCTTTCCACTTTGATCGTGAAGGCTATCTTGTGTCTAACGATGGTCAGCGTGTTCAAGGTTTTGAGGCGGACGAAAAGGGTCGCATTATCAACAAAACAGGCGACATCAAATTTCCTCGGGCGATGATTCCTGCAAAGGGAACGCAAGAGGTTGTTCTTGATTTGAACCTTGATTCTCGCGTTGAAACTGGAAAAGTATTTAATGCTGAAGACCCTTACGGCACTTCACACTATTCAACTGGCGTAGAGGTTTTCGACTCGCAAGGTAACAAACACTTAATGACCTTATTCTTTAACAAATCGGCGGATCGTCAGTGGGACGTCCGTGGTATGGTGGACGGAAAGGAAGTTGTTGGTGGCCAGCCTGGCAAAATGTCGGAAGTTATGACGGCTAAACTGACCTTCACGGTTGACGGGAAATTGGACACAGAGCAAATCACAAAGCAGGCGTTCAACTTCGCTGGTGGTGCTTTACAAAACCAAACGCTCAAAGTTGATTTCGGTGATTCGATCACGACGGATAAAGGTAAGGGCCTGAACGGCACGAAGCAGTACGGAAAAGAATCCGATTTGATTTCGTGGCGCCAAGACGGTGCTGCGGCCGGGACAATCACAAACATGTCGTTCAACGACGAAGGGGTTTTGACCGCGCTGTACACGAATGGACAGGCACAGGATCTTGGCCAGGTTGCCCTAGCGAAATTCGAAAACCCAGAAGCACTCTTCAAAGTTGGTAACAACCGCTTGAAGGAATCGCGCGATTCTGGTGCGGGCGCGATAGGGAAAGCACGACACGCGGGCCGCGGTCAGCTGTTCGCGAAGTCTATAGAAAGATCGACTGTCGATCTCGCGACAGAGTTCGTGAACCTGATCCAGAACCAACGGGGTTTCCAGGCAAACGCGAAGACCATCACGACAACCGATGAACTTCTGAACGAAGTCATTCAGTTGAAGCGATAA
- a CDS encoding ABC transporter ATP-binding protein yields MSTVLTVKDLEVRYGGILALKGLSFEVKKGEIVSLIGANGAGKTTTLRAISGLVAFTGKIEFSSNDGNTLDLATIARHEIVRLGLAHAPEGRGIFPNLTVLENLSLGAFARNDKEAIAQDLEHCFELFPRLKERIRQKAGTLSGGEQQMVAISRAIMSKPSLLLLDEPSLGLAPLIVAQIFEIIKKLNSEGMTILLVEQNARMALKVSHRAYCVETGKITLSGTGKGLLNDPRIVESYLGGH; encoded by the coding sequence ATGAGTACAGTTTTAACGGTCAAAGACCTTGAAGTTCGATACGGTGGAATCCTTGCATTGAAGGGCTTGTCGTTTGAGGTAAAAAAAGGAGAAATCGTTTCGTTGATTGGCGCAAATGGAGCAGGCAAAACAACAACTCTCCGTGCCATTTCGGGCCTTGTCGCGTTCACCGGAAAAATCGAATTTTCTTCAAATGACGGAAATACGCTAGACCTAGCCACAATAGCTCGCCACGAAATTGTTCGACTTGGTCTCGCACACGCACCAGAAGGCCGAGGCATTTTTCCCAATCTCACGGTACTCGAGAATTTAAGTCTTGGTGCATTCGCACGAAATGATAAGGAAGCCATTGCTCAAGACCTGGAGCACTGCTTTGAACTTTTCCCGCGTTTGAAGGAGCGTATTCGCCAAAAGGCTGGCACCTTAAGCGGAGGAGAGCAGCAGATGGTCGCAATTAGTCGTGCGATCATGTCCAAGCCCTCACTCCTTTTATTAGATGAGCCAAGCCTCGGCCTCGCCCCGCTTATTGTTGCGCAAATTTTTGAGATCATAAAAAAGCTGAACTCAGAGGGAATGACTATTCTACTTGTCGAACAGAATGCCCGGATGGCGCTAAAAGTGTCACACCGCGCTTACTGCGTCGAGACTGGAAAAATCACCCTCTCTGGAACTGGAAAAGGCCTCCTTAACGACCCTCGCATTGTCGAATCCTATCTCGGCGGCCATTAA